The genomic interval AGGAGACCGGGCACAAGGGCGAGGGACGCCGGATTGCCAAGGGTGGCAGACCGGGAAGTCCTTCGCGGCTCCGTTCCTGGATGACTTGGGCTTGCGGGGAGGTGTGGCGCCTCCACCCCTAGCAGCTGCCTACCGGAGGTTGCGCCCAGGGGTGAGCAGATAGGTCCAGAGGAAACCACTCTTGGTGGTTCCCATCCCCGACTCTGTTCTGCGGAGTAGGACACAAACCCTCGACAGCTGGGAGAGGAGACAACGAAAAAGGGCCAGGGTTCGGTGGATGCTGGAGGGGGAACTGGGCCCAGAACACTCCAGGTAATGCAGAAGCACCCAGACCTAGTCAGAGACCTTGCCCGGGCCTGCGgactgcttcctcatctgtacaatggttCGGGCCCCCTACGCCCCATCGGCTCCAGAAACCCACCCGGGAGGCGCCAGGGGAGGAGGAGCCCTTaactggagaaggggaaggtctGGGACCTGCGTTCCTGGGCTGAGGGGGTTCGGTTAGGGAGGGAGGTAATCCTCTCTCGCGCCGTTGCCCTTACGGCGCGGCTGTGGGGTCTGAGGAGCACAgcagcagtggggagggggccCCACCCGGCGTCCGGGCGGCGCCGAGACCCCCCTGCTGCCCGGAGCCCCTCATCGCCCGGCCTGCGGTGAGGGCGGCTGGCTGCGGGCGCTGAGGTCACCTTTTCCACTGCGCCCGCCGAGAGCGGACGGTTTCCGGGATTTTCgaggcggcagcggcggcgggaGGCCCGGGCTGGAGGAGCTGGGCCCGGTGGTTGCACCCCTGAGGCGGGGGCTAGAAGGCTGGGACCGCGCGAGAGGCCCTGAGGCCCCTTCGCCCAAGGGggttttcccttctctgggcctctgttcccCACCGGGAGGAGGGACCCTTCTctctgggaaggaaggaggaaggaccCCACTCTCTGGGAATCATTTGCCGGCCAATAATGCTACAATTCCCAAGCAAAAGAGGCCCTGCTGCTCTTTGTGAGTATTTTTTCGCCTAAAAGGGGGTTTATCTGTAGATCTTCTTTGGGATCACAGCTGAGCACAGGCATGCCCAGAGAGGGGAGATCAGAGGCCTACCCACCCAGGGAAGGGCCTTGAGGGGTGACAGGGAGCCCTTTGGACCAGCTAGGGTCTCCAATGCTCCCCCAAAGAGTGTTGGGCCTTATTCCTGGCGCCTGCCATGGCTCAGACCTCAGCCTCCAGAAGCTAAGCCCAAGTAGCTGAGGGGAAGTATTCCCCTTCAGCATCTGCGAAATAGGGTGGGGGCTGGACTTGCACTAGTCTTCTGACTCCCAAAAATCTAGAGGTGAAGCCTCAATCCTGAAAATAACCTCCTACCCCTAAACCTGACCCAGGACTGGAGGCAAAATGTATTTGGTGAGTTGATCAATGTGATTCCCAAGTCCTCCGATCTGGGTCCTGAGCTCTGCTGGTTTGGAGGACCTAAGACCCTCAGGGAGGCAACTGCCTAAAGCAGAGATGGTTCAAAGCCAGATGGCTTCAGTTAAGGGCACAAATAGAAGGTAAAGGGATGGAGCGGGGGTGGCTGGGTTTAACCCTCACAGTAGGCTACCCATAGGCTATGCCCTTGGGAAGGTATGGAAAGAAGGAGCCAGAGGTGGCTGATGGGCCCTACTAGGTGGAAGGAGGTGAGAGGAAAGTGGGCCCCATGCCATATGCACCAGgatcaaatagaaaacaaacccTGCTCACTGTGGTCCCTGAGCCAGTACTTTCCTCTTGGTGGGCCTTAGTTTCACCATCTGAGAAAGTAGGTGGTTGGACTGGGTGACACCCAAGCACCTATCTAGGGAGGGGTTCTCTTTGCCTGTGAGCTAGAAGAGGCTCCCAGCTAGACTACCTAGAGCTCTGGGAGACACTGGCTTTTCTCTGTTTGCCTGGTGGCTGCTGGGCCAACTGAGGTGGCACAGACCCACTCCCTGTTTCTCTATCTCTCACCAGGAGAGAGGCCTGCCTTGTGTGGGATATCCTCACTCTTAATGGGTCCCACACTATCCCCTTCTGAGCAGCCTTGTGACTCATAAGATCACCCACATAGGGAGCAGCTGGAGGTCTTTTCAGTCCTGAGGAGGGCTGGGAGGTTCAGAAAGGTGCAGCCCTGGCTGAAGTCACTCAACAACTAGGGGGACGGGCAGCTGGGCTCTTAGAGCCTCTGGTAAGACATTCTTTTTGTCCCTGTGGACAAAGAGTCTTGGGCATCTCCTCATTCACAGGTGCCAGGGCCTCACCGCCAGCAGCTAGAGCTTGAGAAGCTGCATCATCCTGAGGTGAGGCAGGGCCACGGGTGTCGTAAGTAGGTCCTGTTTCCCAGAGGTGATCACTGAGGTCCCAGGCAGAGCTCATATGGGAAAGAGAAGAGGCCAGGACCCCAGCTGAGGGACTCCcaagggacaggaggagaagggtaggCACCCTCCCCAGTCTCCTGGGGACACCCACCCATCTCTGCTGACACTCCACCCTCCTTGTCTAGATAAACTATATACTCCTCCCTAGTCCATCCTATGTATCCATGGGAACAGGACCCCCCACTAAGTCCTCACAGCCTCCCTGAAATCAAATGTCAGCATCTTCTCTGGACAGGTCAGGAGACTGAGGTCCAGAATGGGGCAGTGGCTTGTCTCTAGTGACAATGCCAAAGAGATAGACTAAGTGGAGAGTTGAGCTTTGGGATTGACTCCCTAACTTGAACTAATATTCCCCTGATGATGAAGAGAGAGACCTACAAAGCCTCTGGCCTTCCTCAATCATATTGGGGTCcttaaggctcagagaggaggcaggagccAGAGTTCATCTCCAGATTCCCAGGGCCCTCTGTGGCTTCTCATCCAGCTCCACCCAATACCCGTTTTCTCTGTTCCTCCAAAACTGCGAAAAGGCAAATCTGCAGCCTTTCCTTTTCCTGGCATCCACCTCTTGCTCTAACTAGGGGAACCCAACACACTCCACAGCGTCTAGGGTTGTGTGGAGGGGTCCACATATCACTTGACAATATAAGCAAATTCTGGCTGGAGAAATCTGACTCTCAGGGCGGTTCCGGAGAAATGAGGCGGTGCctggtaaactgaggcacaggtaAGATCACTGCCCTGCGAGTTGCCCTCGGCCCACTGCTGCACTCCAGCCCCGCGGGTGGCCCTGCGTCCTGGCAAGGAGGCTGAGCACCGCCACCCACTTCCCAGCCGAGCTTTCTACTCCTCCCCCCGATCTCTCCGGGGCTCCCTAACCCCTACCCAGGCCGCCCGCCTTGCTAGCTGTCCCATCTTTCTTTACTGCCCCGTCTTTCTGTCCTGCTTGCCTCTGTGCTCTCTGGCACGTCACGGCCCGCTGACTCCCGCGCCTCTGTCGGTCGCTCTCTGCGCACGTCTCGGCGTCCCTGGCATCCTCACGTCACCGTCTCGCATCTTGTGTGGCCCTCGGTGTCTCGCTCTAGACCCTctctcacctctctctctctctctctttctcgaTCTCCCATCCCCGGGGTTCTTGTGTCCCGAGCTCTCCGGCTCGATCCTTCTTGGGCGTGCGCTCCGCTGGGTCTCCCTCTGTCTGGGTCGGTCTGCCCCTCTCGcggccccctccctcctgccaccCTCCCATCTCTGGCCCTCCCTCGGGCTCGGCCTGGGGGGTGAGGGGCGGTgtcgcggggcggggcggggcggccgggcggggcggggcggggcggtgaCGCGGGGCCGACCGGGCTAGAGGCGCGGCAGAGCGGGGCGGGGGCGCAGTCTCGGGTCCGACCAGCCGAGCCCCGCGCGCCCCGCCCGCGCCCTGTGCCTCCGCCCGGCTGgccggcgggggagggggcatgAGCCGGCGCCCGCGCGCCGCCGGGAGCTGCGGGCCGGCCTAGACCCCGCGCGGGCCCCGCGCCCCAGCCGCTGACGCCGCCGAGCTCCGGGAGCCGCGATGCAGCGGCCGGGGGAGCCGGGCGCAGCGCGCTTCGGGCCGCCCGAGGGCTGCGCCGACCACCGGCCGCACCGCTACCGCAGCTTCATGATCGAGGAAATCCTCACTGAGCCTCCGGGGCCCAAGGGCGccgctcccgccgccgccgccgccgccgcgggcgAGCTGCTCAAGTTCGGCGTGCAGGCGCTACTGGCGGCGCGGCCCTTCCACAGCCACCTGGGTACGTGCGGGGCCGGGGGCCGCGGGGCGCTGGCCGGGCTCGGCGGGAGGAAGCGAGCCGCGGCCTCTGCGGGACGCAGCTCTGGGCACGCAGGCCCCGGGTCGTTCCTTCGGCGCGTTCCAGGCAGGGAAGCAAAAGGGGCAGGCGCCGGGCCGCGCAGAAACCAGGCCTCGTGCCCGTGGGCCAGGCCAGCCGGGAGAGCATTCGCTCTCTTCTTCACTGCTACCCTGTGGTTTCCAGCCCCAAGGAGTCCAGCCCGGGGACCCGAGCCCGCATCCCCATCGCGGGCGCTGGACCAGACTGCGAATGTCAGACTTCGGGTCAAAGCGACCTCAGGCCGCGGGCGCCTGGGCCTTCGCCACAGGACTTGGGAGTGGCCGTGGCTGCCCAAGCTGGGGAAGCTGGACCTTGATGGAAGAGGCCCGTGTGTCTGAGTGCTGTGCTGGGGGCTGACGCTGGCCGGAGCCAGCCCAGAGCTCCCGGAGCCCAGGGTCTCAGGCTGGCGACGAACCCGCCTGTGCTGTAGCGTAGACCCCCTTGGGCCTTGCCTGAGATCAAGAGGCTTGTCTGTGAGCTGCTGCCGGACTGGCCCTTATGCTCCAGATCGGCGGCACCTTGGCGGAGCTTGAACCAGCAACTCAGACTTTTTCTGctcctttcagttctcttcttcccTTGTCCAGGCCCTGCCTTGACCTGCCTGCCCTCTCCAATGCATTCCCTCTTCTGAcctttccctgtctctctccaaCCTTCCTCTCAGTGGGGTGGGTCTGCCCTTCCTCTCACCGTCCCCCGAGGATCCCTTCTCCGCTCCCCCTGCCTTCTCACTTTCACCCGCTCATCTTTCCTGGGCCCTTCTTGACTCCAGCGGCCTAACATCGCCGGTAGTGAGATGTATCCGGGCAGGGAGCCCTCCTACCTTCTAGCGGGACCTCAGCCCAGGGAACTGACATCCTCTATACCCAGTGACCCTTCAGCCTGTGATCCGCCTGCCTGAGGGGCAGCGGGACCAGTTGGTTCGTTTTGAGTTCAATCTCTGCTGCCTTTTGCCTCTAGCTGCGCTGTTAATAATTCGTTTGAAgcgggcaaaaaataaaaaatcatttaggaCTAATGAAAATTGAAACGTCTTCGCGGGGAAGAgtctaaagagagaaaacaggaagaacaAATTTCCTATTTCTTGGGGGTGCTTTGGAATTTCCGGGAAGCTCCCAACTTCACCCTCACTGACTGTCCTGCCTGTTCACTGCCTGTCTCTCCGGGTGGCTGTTTTGCCCTGCATAGACCAGCAGACTGCTTACTTCATTGAAACTCtcttcccgcccccaccccccccccccaatgcAGCAAAGCCGATTTTGGTGGGGGAAATGCTCATGTTCCTAACTGTGCCGTTTTTTCTTGGTTTCCCTTTCCTGTGACACACATACTCCGTTGGTTTGGGAGCTTCGACCTTGTTCATTGGGAATCCTGAAATGTCAGGGCAGCTGGGGCCTGGGGAACGCCAGGCAGAGCCCGGGTGGGGGAGGTCCCCCTTCCAGACTCTGGGAACCGCGGCGTCAAGGAGGGTCTGCCTAGCACAGATTTCTCACTTCCCGGCCAGCACGAAGGTTTTGTGCCCGGGGCACTGGCTGAGGGCGAGCTGTCGGCAGGGGCGCACGGCGCGAGGATCTCCAAGAGGAGGAGCACGGCTCGAGCTCACCCGGCTCCCCACTCTCTCCCCGCAGCCGTGCTGAAGGCCGAGCAGGCGGCGGTGTTTAAGTTCCCGCTGGCGCCGCTCGGCTGCTCCGGACTGGGCTCGGCGCTGCTGGCCGCGGGGCCTGGGCTCCCCGGCGCGGCGGGCGCTCCGCACCTGCCGCTGGAGCTGCAGCTTCGCGGGAAGCTGGAAGCGCCAGGCGCTGGGGAGCCGGGCACCAAGGCCAAGAAGGGGCGTCGGAGCCGCACCGTGTTCACCGAGCTGCAGCTGATGGGCCTAGAGAAACGCTTTGAGAAGCAGAAGTACCTCTCCACGCCGGACAGGTAGCGCGGGGCCAGGCTGGGCCCAGCGGGTAGTGGGAGGGAGGCTGCATGCCCTGCTGAGGGTGCACCCCGCTCTTTCCAGAATAGATCTCGCCGAGTCCCTGGGTCTGAGCCAGTTGCAAGTTAAGACGTGGTACCAGAATCGAAggatgaaatggaagaaaatagtaaGTGTTTTCGcggttttctgtgttttctatttgCCGCCACGCCCCTGCAGCCTGAGCTACTCTCTCCACCGTGGAGATTTGCACCCAATCCTCCCGATTCCCTCTGTCCTGGTGCCCAGAAGGACCCTCCCTGCTCTCTGTCCCTCTGGGTGCCCTAGCTCAGCTTCCTTCCGGTGCCCTGGCCCAGCTCCTTTCGTGCTCCCTGAGCTCTCAGTGTTCCTGGAAGACTTGAACCCTCCGCCCGAAAAGCTCTGGTCGTTTTGCCCCAGCAGCGCTTGGACAAATGGCCACCATTTCCCAGGGGCTAGGCGCGGCCTCCAATGGCCTCGATGGGCTCTCCAggtcctgcctgcctctccaggaCGCCGGGATCCCCGGCCAGTTCACCGCAGCGCCACTGGTCTCCCTCGCAGGTGCTACAGGGCGGCGGCCTGGAGTCTCCCACCAAGCCCAAGGGGAGGCCAAAGAAGAACTCCATCCCCACGAGCGAACAGCTGACGGAGCAGGAGCGCGCCAAGGAGGCGGAGAAGACGGTGGAAGCACCAGGCGAGGCCAGCGACCGGAGCCACGAGGACTGAGCGCGGCAGAGGGTGCGGGCCCAGGGAACCCCAGCGCAGTCGGCGGCTCCCAGAATCCGCCGAAAGCCGCGAGTCGGCCCTTCTGCGTCCACGCCGTTTGCTTtctaaactttttattattaCCTTGAATGCGGACAGTTAGGGGCCAAACAAGGACAGACCCTGAAGCCAAACCGAGGCCCCAGTGCGCTCGCGGGCCTTAGCCTGGAAACTCACATGAGACGCGGCAGAAGGTCGCCTCCGCTCGGAGCTCAGCGGCGCCAGGCGCTCCACGCGCGTTCACGCCCCGATCCTTTCCTGCACCCCCCACTCGCCTCTGGCCGGCCCCCGGGCTCAGACGCCTCCAGGCACACACGCGCTTCCACGCGTCGGGGACCCCGCGGCCCGGCGCAGGCCACCACGGCCGGAGATGGCGCCCAGACAAACCGACGTCGCTGGGGCCCCTACCCCTCTCTTACGAAgacggtgattttttttttttttttcccaataaaatattttatgacacaGCGGGACGTGATGAGGGAGTTTCTGAATCCGCGAGGTTGAAGGGGGACACGGCGAGGTAAGAGGGAGACACGCAGTGGCTTCTGAAACATCCTTGCCCCGGGGTTCCGTGGATTCGAGCCTTAATCAGCTCCACCCGGCTGGGCCGGCACGCAGGAGGCTCGGTTGCTGCAGGATCCTAGGAATCGCTTCCACTTTGGGCATTAGAGGCCAGTGTGAACCTGCTCCCTTCCTTCTCGGCCCAGGGCGCTGCGGATGGCAGCAATCAGGCTACACAGCGGTCTCCAACAGGAGCGGGAGCCCCAGGCCACCTCGCTCTCACTCGGCAAGTAGCCCCGGGCTGAAAACTGCCCCAATTGTTGGTTCGGTCTCAGGGACTAACTGTGAGGTCCTTGAGATTTTCTGGCCAGCCCATCCTAAGGCTGACGGGAAACCTAGGACTCACCTCCAGGCCGGCCACCATCAGCAGTCCTTGCCTGCAGAGGCACCCGGCTCCCGGAGTTTTCACGTTTTCTACAGTATACACCCGGTGGAGGCACCTAGGAACCGAGTGGGGGTACCTGAGGCAGAGAGCAGAGGACCCCAAACTGCTCACAGTTTTTCAGGGTGCCCCTTTCCAAGGGCATGGCCTGGTGGCATGTGCTTGCtgtcccccgcccccagcccctttCGCTGGGGAAGGTTTCCAGTCGCCTCCTCCCTGACCTAAGCTGGGCTGCGAGCTCCCCAGTTCGTTCCTGTTTTGGTGCTTTCTAGGACTACCACCAGGCTATGGAGATGGGGAAATGGGCACACCATTGGTTAAAGCTAGGGGACAGATGGAAACTTGGctctgcagagttccaaacaggaaCAAGATTTGAAACCAGGTCCTTGCAGGTGCAGAGACGGAAAGAGTCAGGAACATTATACTGAGATACAGGCTTTGAATTTCAGAATGTGAAAACCATTATGGCTTTCACCTGCAGTGGCTGATAGCTTCCTTTTCAAACTGGCCACTTGATTGCCCTTTCCTGAAACTTGCCCTTGGACTTCTGGTACCCAAGCATCACTGGCCTTGGTTTGAGGCTGAGAGGACTGAAAAAGAGGATGTTTTCTGAGGTTGGCAGGCAATTCTCTGCAAGCCCCAGCCCTGCCAAGTCTGGGAAATCAGCTCCCTTTCTAGGCTCTTAAACTCAAAAACAGCTCCCAGACTACTCACTTGCCACTGTCCCCTGAGGGGCCTGAGAAAACCTGTAGGCAGGAGGGAAGAAATAGACCATCAGTGTATGACTGCAACTCTTAATTCCTTCCATCCCTTAGGGTTACCTCCAGGTCTGCTCAATGTAGTGGTCCTGCCAAAACCTTCCTACAGCAGGCCCAGGCTAGCCAAATCAGGTACACTACTGAGTTTAATCCTTTCCACCTCAAAGTGGGGCAGGAGTGGGAGTGAAAAGTCAAGAAGTTCTGCCCCTCCTTGGCCTGGGAGAGATTTCAGCACAGCTTTTGTCAACTATGCAGAGTTGCAGAagacaagagaagtgaaagaggagagacgAGGCATACCGACCTGCACTCCTCCAGTCCGTTCTGGGACCTCGTTCTGGGTCCTCTGGGTCCTCAGGTTTCATTAAATCTGCGGAATGCAACCTCAGGCGGATTGCCTTGTGGTTCTTTGGTGCTTCCCAAGGCAGCCCCCTCACTGGACTGGAGGAAAGAGCCTTAAAGGACCAGAGCTCTAAGAGGGAGTGGGGGCGTCCGAGGAAACCGGCTCCAGAGCACAAGGGCCCCAATATTCCAGTAAGTACAGCTCCTTCAGGCACAGATGGGGAACCTGACGCGGGCACTGCTGTCACGAGGTCACCAGCCGGTCAGTGGGGGAGCTGGGCCCCTGTAGAAGAGGTCCAAATTCCAGTgcgggcgggggtgggaggggtttCTGTCACTGCCTGCGCCTTTGTGCTCCTTGGCGGACAGGGAGCCGGGCGACCGCAGTAGATCGAGACCTGGAGGCCCGGGAGAGGACCGGACTGCTGACCGACCGCGTTCCGGCACCTCGGCATTCCTGACTTGGGCAATTCCTATGAGACCCGATGGAAGCTCAGGCTCGCTGCAGGAAAAAGCGAAGAAGCGGAGGCAGATTTGCCGCCCATCCTTAGACTTACAGTCAAGGACCGCCGCCCGCAGAACTAGGACTCTAGATAAAGGGCAGCACCGTATCTCTGACGGCGATGCGGTCGCCCAGCCTCAGAGCCACCCCGCCCCGGCCACCTGGGCCACCCAGCGCGGAAACCCTCTCCCTGCCTGGTAGCAACCGCTCGCTCCCAGACCCGAGCCTTGGGGAAGGAACGATCTTCTCGCTCCCCACCGCCGCACAAATCTCATCTCCGTCCCAAGGTTCTGGGAAACAAAACCCAGAGACCACACCAAAGCGCAAAAGAGGTCGCGCGGCTGTGCCTCCGGAGCCCCAGACCCTCAGCCAGGGCAGGAGCGGGCTCAGGCGTCTCGAGATCGACGAGGGCCCAGAATGGGGTGGAGGTGGAACGCCCTTGGTGGCCAGGACTCCGGCCTGATTGGAAGGGCGCGCAGCTTGGCGCAAGGACTGAGCGGCACACGGGATTAGCTCGGCGGCAGCGCTCTGAGGCGAGCACGAAGTTTGCGCGTCAGGGCTTTGTGAGGTGGGGGTAGGTAGGGGCCTAGACCGGAAGGGAGACTATGGGCGCAGTTTGGCTGAAGGCCTGGCCGGGGATGGGGGTTATGACCCCGATCCTGAGCAAGTCATTCTCCTAGTCGGCGGAAGCGGGAGCCTAGCTCTGTGTAGCGCTCGGCTCAGGCAAGGATCGCAGGAAATGTTCGAGGAGAAGTGGGCCTGTCGCGGCCGGCTTGGGGTTCGCCGCAACTTTCTCGAAGCTTCCGACTAGCCGCGGGTTTTCCGCAAAGTACGAACCACTAGGATATGACAGGCGCAGCCGAGCGGGGGCTCCCCATTCCTCCTCCTGTCGCCTCATTGTAAAAAATAGAGTTTATTCGGGTTTACTCCGTTTCCCTGTTCTGGATTCTCTTGTAGGGTCAGTAGTGAGAACCCATAAGGTGGAAGAAAAGAAACACGGACCCCAGGACCACATTAACCACGCCAGGCGCGAGGTTTGCCTCTCCTGGAGCCGGAAGGTTCTCTCTTACTGCACCTAAGGGGAAACCAGGATCCAGAGTGGTGCCGGCTCAACCTGGAGTGAGCAATACTGCCTGGGGACATTTCCCGAGGCCCAGAATTGGAGTAGAAACCAGGCCTCGCCTCCGTTTTTAGTCCGTGCCTGATTTCGTTTCTACACTCAAGGGGAACCCCTGCCCCAGAATACATCTCTGATCCCATGTCGAGTTCCCATGTCCACAGAGGAGACCAGCTGATCCCTTGAGTCTCTGCCCCTCAAGGCCTCTTCAGGCCCAGGGGGGCTGCAGTCAGGCTAAGAATGACTACAGAGGCCCAGTGGGCTCCCTCCAGCTCAACCTGGCCCCGGACTTTCTGAGCTGAAAAGAAATTGTCTCCAAAACCACCTTCCCAGCCCCACTttaaggggaaggaaggaagccaggACTCACTCCTCATTTGTGGGCAGGCAGAAAGGGACAACAGCAACAGTGTCATGCATCTGAGTCAGCCTGGCTCAAGGCCAAGTTTTTCACTGGCCCTGGTCCCTGGACCACTCCACATGGTGCAGCAGAAGGCAGGTCCTCCCTGACTTTGCAGGGGTCTCTCCATTTTGTGACTTCTGATGTTTTCCTTTGTGTTAGTTCTCACACTGTATTATGCTCATCTTATTTACTTTAAGACAGTGTCTTCCCATTTCTGAAATCTGGTTTCATGTGACAGTTGGGGTGGAAAGCCCTGTGGGCCCTGTGTCTGCAAAGATGTGACTGTCCCTAAGGAGGTGTCCTTGGCTGGACACCTCACCTCTCAGGCCCTCACCTCTCAGGCACCGACTCTTGATGGAGAAAGCCACAGAGCCTGGGGGGAGGAAGGGATCTTCCTTAAGGTGCAGGTAGACACAGGGCAATAGCATGGCAGGAACTCAGAGACACTCACACACCAGGCAGAGGCCAAGTGGGACAGGACTGTAGGTTGCTAGAGGGGGATCAATTCAAAGATGCCTCTGACCTTGGAGAAGTTTTAGGAATGCTCAATCCATTGATTTCCCTGCTTGTTTCCTTTTCATGTAAACTCAGTAGTGATCTGTAATAGAAATTTTTGTCTTAATAAGCCCAAAAGAGATCCTTGAGTAAGTACAAGACAAAAATTCTGGGCGCTAAAAAACCACTGGGTTATGTCTTCATTGGCagtgttttaacatttttctttcttagtgtttCAGGGAAATAATGGTGTGAGACATCAGTGCTATCAAGGACTCTCTGATATTAATTAAGCTCTTTCTTGggtgattcattcatttaaaaagcagTTGCAGGATGTGGTGGGGTTCTCAGCATTGGGACACAGGCCATTCCCCCTTTACTGATCCAGTTACAGTCTAGTAAAATAGGGGCCCtactcccattttgcagatgaagatactgctcagagatgttaggCAACTTGCTCAGGGACACATAGCTATCAAGAGCAGAATTTGGATCTGACTTCAGCTCTGTGGATCTCCACTGCCTTGAGGTTCAAATTGGTATATCCTAGATCCCTTAGGGTCCCCAATGGCCCCTGCCTGCCCAGAATGAGTctcatccatttgtctgccaagtATCTATTaaatgcctgctgtgtgccaagcaccGTGCTAGGCATGGGGCACACAGCCTGTGACCCAAGGAGCTCAAGTTGGAGGCAAAAATGTCACAATTAAATCTACAAGATGATATCAGGAAGTAACAAATGCcttgtagaaaataaaaacagatagaCAATGAGTGGGATGGAAGCTTTAGTCAGAGAGAGTCAGTCTCAGGAGTTGACTCTTCAACCAAGACATGAATGTGAGAAATGCTTACCAGGCAGTGGGCATAGCAAGTACAAAGGTCCTGTGGCAGAGTGAAGCTTGGCCTTAAAGACACAAGTGAAAGATCAGAGTGATGGGAATACATATGGAGAGGTGGGCAAAGGTAGTGGGTAAGGAGGTGAGAAGGTGAGTCTTGCTGCCCGgaaggtggtggggaggaggtggcATTCTGGTTCCCTCCAGGGGCAGCTTTCTGTGCCAGCACAGCCCCCCTGAACTCTAAGCGCAGCCACTAGAGCCCTGAGGCAGCTCCGCCTACACCAagcaatttgcttttttttttttctttttcataaggaTGCAATTTTCTGCGTGCTTTAAGGACATTAGAAGGGCGTTTGACTGACGCGCCATGCGAAACGCATTAGCAAGGCTCAAGGCGCTGCGCACAGGAGGCAGCACCGCCATGCGTGCGCGTGAAGGGGCAGGTGGAGGCGGGAGCTGGCCCTGGGGACCCGCTTGGGGCGGGAGGTAGAAAGGCAGAAACTAGCGGAGAGgagagacaaaagagaaagag from Bos mutus isolate GX-2022 chromosome 8, NWIPB_WYAK_1.1, whole genome shotgun sequence carries:
- the BARX1 gene encoding homeobox protein BarH-like 1, producing the protein MQRPGEPGAARFGPPEGCADHRPHRYRSFMIEEILTEPPGPKGAAPAAAAAAAGELLKFGVQALLAARPFHSHLAVLKAEQAAVFKFPLAPLGCSGLGSALLAAGPGLPGAAGAPHLPLELQLRGKLEAPGAGEPGTKAKKGRRSRTVFTELQLMGLEKRFEKQKYLSTPDRIDLAESLGLSQLQVKTWYQNRRMKWKKIVLQGGGLESPTKPKGRPKKNSIPTSEQLTEQERAKEAEKTVEAPGEASDRSHED